A window from Synechococcus sp. RSCCF101 encodes these proteins:
- a CDS encoding MraY family glycosyltransferase, producing the protein MTPPSSPLLTAVVAFASAAVLTAAVVPVVRSFGLRFGVTDQPDSRKQHSTPMVRLGGVGIVAGFALALAITWSIGGFGALPPARDQLIWTTLAGGLCFFLIGLADDLFALPPMPRLAGQVAVAMVVWSQGVRIGAIALPWHEGSTALALPDQLSLLATVLWLVGITNAINWLDGLDGLAAGVAGIAAIGLLSVSFSLHQPAAGLLAAALSGACLGFLRYNFNPARIFMGDGGSYFLGFTLAAISIVGPAKGLTSVSLLLPLLILSLPLADMSAVIMGRLSEGHSPFHPDRRHLHHRLLRAGFSHRLTVLLIYVFTQWLAALALVVANAEMRFLWLALATAILVGVVVYCRRRLALASERNVAGASPMPDEPGVAREDAVRGPGSGA; encoded by the coding sequence GTGACGCCACCGAGCAGCCCCCTGCTGACCGCGGTCGTCGCCTTCGCCAGTGCAGCCGTTCTCACAGCCGCCGTCGTGCCGGTGGTCCGCTCCTTCGGCCTCCGGTTCGGCGTCACCGACCAGCCCGATTCCCGCAAGCAGCACTCCACGCCGATGGTGCGTCTGGGTGGTGTCGGCATCGTGGCCGGGTTCGCTCTGGCCCTCGCCATCACCTGGTCCATCGGTGGGTTCGGGGCTCTGCCGCCGGCCCGCGATCAGCTGATCTGGACCACCCTGGCCGGTGGACTCTGCTTCTTCCTGATCGGTCTGGCGGACGATCTCTTCGCCCTGCCCCCCATGCCCCGTCTCGCCGGGCAGGTGGCCGTGGCCATGGTGGTCTGGAGCCAGGGGGTGCGGATCGGGGCCATCGCCCTTCCCTGGCACGAAGGCAGCACGGCCCTGGCTCTGCCCGACCAGCTCAGCCTGCTGGCCACGGTGCTCTGGCTGGTCGGCATCACCAACGCCATCAACTGGCTCGACGGGCTGGACGGCCTGGCGGCGGGCGTGGCGGGGATCGCCGCCATCGGCCTGCTCTCGGTGAGCTTCAGCCTGCATCAGCCGGCCGCAGGTCTGCTGGCGGCAGCGCTCTCCGGGGCCTGCCTCGGATTCCTCCGCTACAACTTCAACCCGGCCCGCATCTTCATGGGGGACGGAGGGTCCTATTTCCTCGGATTCACTCTGGCGGCGATCAGCATCGTCGGCCCCGCCAAGGGTCTCACCAGCGTCAGCCTGCTGCTGCCGCTTCTGATCCTGTCGCTGCCTCTGGCCGACATGTCCGCGGTGATCATGGGCCGGCTCAGCGAGGGCCACTCCCCCTTTCACCCCGATCGCCGCCACCTGCACCATCGGCTGCTCCGGGCCGGCTTCAGCCACCGCCTCACGGTGCTGCTGATCTACGTGTTCACTCAGTGGCTGGCGGCTCTCGCTCTGGTGGTGGCCAATGCCGAGATGCGCTTTCTCTGGCTTGCCCTGGCCACGGCCATCCTCGTGGGCGTGGTGGTCTACTGCCGTCGTCGGCTGGCCCTGGCGTCGGAGCGCAACGTGGCCGGCGCCTCGCCGATGCCCGATGAGCCCGGAGTGGCCAGGGAGGATGCGGTGCGCGGCCCGGGTTCCGGAGCATGA
- the glyA gene encoding serine hydroxymethyltransferase produces the protein MVDRAGIALNSPLQASDPELAALIGLETRRQQEHLELIASENFASRAVMEAQGSVLTNKYAEGLPHKRYYGGCEHVDAVEELAISRARELFGAAWANVQPHSGAQANFAVFLSLLNPGDTILGMDLSHGGHLTHGSPVNVSGKWFKAVHYGVDPETQQLNPESIRALALQHRPRLIICGYSAYPRTIDFAAFRSIADEVGAYLLADMAHIAGLVAAGVHPSPIPHCDVVTTTTHKTLRGPRGGLVLCRHAEFARRFDKAVFPGTQGGPLEHVIAAKAVAFGEALRPEFREYSRQVVANARALAARLQERGIDVVSGGTDNHIVLLDLRSIGMTGKVADALVSGVNVTANKNTVPFDPESPFVTSGLRLGTAAMTSRGFDEQDFRVVADVLADRLLHSEDAAIELSCRERVAELCRSHPLYEPERRLATV, from the coding sequence ATGGTGGATCGCGCCGGCATCGCGCTCAACTCACCGCTGCAGGCGTCTGACCCTGAGCTGGCCGCCCTGATCGGGCTCGAGACCCGCAGGCAGCAGGAGCATCTCGAGCTGATCGCCAGCGAGAACTTCGCCTCACGCGCCGTGATGGAGGCCCAGGGTTCCGTGCTGACCAACAAATACGCGGAGGGCCTGCCGCACAAGCGCTATTACGGCGGTTGCGAACACGTCGATGCCGTCGAGGAGCTCGCCATCTCGCGGGCCAGGGAACTCTTCGGCGCCGCCTGGGCGAATGTCCAGCCCCACAGCGGTGCCCAGGCCAACTTCGCCGTCTTCCTGTCCCTGCTGAATCCGGGAGACACCATCCTCGGGATGGATCTCTCCCATGGCGGCCACCTCACCCATGGCTCGCCCGTGAACGTCTCGGGCAAGTGGTTCAAGGCGGTGCACTACGGCGTGGACCCTGAGACGCAGCAGCTCAACCCCGAGTCCATCCGTGCCCTCGCCCTGCAGCACCGTCCCCGGCTGATCATCTGCGGCTACTCCGCCTACCCCCGCACGATCGACTTCGCCGCCTTCCGCTCGATCGCCGACGAGGTCGGGGCCTATCTGCTGGCGGACATGGCCCACATCGCCGGGCTGGTGGCCGCCGGCGTCCACCCCAGCCCGATCCCCCACTGCGACGTGGTCACCACCACCACCCACAAGACCCTGCGGGGCCCCCGTGGTGGGCTGGTGCTCTGCCGCCATGCCGAGTTCGCCCGCCGCTTCGACAAGGCGGTCTTCCCGGGCACCCAGGGCGGGCCGCTCGAGCACGTGATCGCCGCCAAGGCGGTGGCCTTCGGGGAGGCTCTGCGCCCCGAATTCCGCGAGTACTCCCGTCAGGTGGTGGCCAATGCCAGAGCGCTGGCGGCGCGCCTGCAGGAGCGGGGCATCGATGTGGTCAGCGGCGGCACCGACAACCACATCGTGCTTCTGGATCTGCGCTCGATCGGCATGACCGGCAAGGTCGCCGATGCCCTGGTCAGCGGCGTCAACGTGACGGCCAACAAGAACACCGTTCCCTTCGACCCCGAGTCCCCCTTCGTCACCAGCGGTCTCCGGCTCGGCACCGCCGCCATGACCAGTCGGGGCTTCGATGAGCAGGACTTCCGCGTCGTCGCCGACGTGCTCGCTGATCGGCTGCTCCATTCGGAGGACGCCGCCATCGAGCTCTCGTGCCGTGAGCGCGTGGCCGAGCTCTGCCGCTCCCACCCTCTCTACGAGCCCGAGCGCAGACTGGCCACCGTCTGA
- a CDS encoding 2TM domain-containing protein, with amino-acid sequence MGPAPIDTAQSMPIRWYGTGDRTDPTYRHFERVVNLCLHATLFAAVNSGLWFVQELRHGWSHLDWLTLSWGAGLVAHAVTVVLMRPAPRAAGSGGDALPPETP; translated from the coding sequence ATGGGGCCTGCACCCATCGACACGGCCCAGAGCATGCCGATCCGCTGGTACGGCACCGGAGACCGGACCGACCCCACCTACCGACACTTCGAGCGGGTGGTGAACCTCTGCCTGCACGCCACCCTCTTCGCCGCGGTGAACAGCGGGCTCTGGTTCGTGCAGGAGCTGCGCCACGGCTGGAGCCATCTCGACTGGCTCACCCTGAGCTGGGGAGCCGGTCTGGTCGCCCACGCTGTGACAGTGGTGCTGATGCGACCGGCCCCCCGGGCCGCCGGCTCCGGCGGGGACGCGCTGCCTCCCGAGACGCCATGA
- a CDS encoding DUF3181 family protein, whose amino-acid sequence MSLNSDSLRELELAIADRLYLQVASWHLYLGDAGLAKTLAIECAARIDQGSVIAARQSLEAVQVPLGGGSSKLPLARLLPSGQLRDLEEILDELGR is encoded by the coding sequence ATGAGCCTGAACAGCGACAGTCTGCGCGAGCTGGAACTGGCCATCGCCGACCGCCTCTACCTGCAGGTGGCCAGCTGGCACCTGTATCTGGGCGATGCGGGCCTGGCGAAGACCCTGGCGATCGAATGCGCCGCGCGGATTGATCAGGGCAGCGTCATCGCCGCACGCCAGAGCCTGGAGGCCGTGCAGGTGCCTCTGGGCGGGGGCAGTTCGAAACTGCCCCTGGCCCGGCTTCTGCCCAGCGGCCAGCTGCGGGATCTCGAGGAGATCCTGGATGAGCTCGGCCGATAA
- a CDS encoding cytochrome-c oxidase, whose protein sequence is MLVIEISNAREVMRRRVGRLGERLIGTVMDAEAQVEKALIQELESAFREFGIEARILSVGGAALVGRQQLELPLQVRDERQVRAEEA, encoded by the coding sequence GTGCTCGTCATCGAGATCAGCAACGCCCGCGAGGTGATGCGCCGGCGGGTCGGCCGACTGGGTGAGCGGCTGATCGGCACGGTGATGGACGCTGAGGCTCAGGTGGAGAAGGCCCTGATCCAGGAGCTTGAGTCGGCCTTCCGGGAGTTCGGCATCGAGGCCCGCATCCTCTCGGTGGGCGGCGCGGCACTGGTCGGGCGGCAGCAGCTGGAACTTCCCCTGCAGGTGCGGGACGAGCGGCAGGTGCGGGCCGAGGAGGCCTGA
- the murJ gene encoding murein biosynthesis integral membrane protein MurJ: MARSLRRIALIVAIATAISKVAGLVRQQVIAAAFGVGAAYDAYNYAYVLPGFLLILLGGINGPFHSAMVSVLARRPRSDGAHVLAAINSLVGVALLLVTLLLLLAADPLIRLLGPGLDPELHRIAVVQLQVMAPMALFAGLIGLGFGALNAADEFWLPSVSPLLSSAAVIVGIGWLWWSLGDAISLPAQALRGGVVLAAATLAGAALQWLAQLPALMRQGMNSFRLVWDWRHPGVREVLRVMTPATLSSGMLQINVFTDLFFASGIPGAAAGLGYANLLVQTPLGLLSNMLLVPLLPAFARLTAPEDRAELVQRIRQGLMLSSSSMLPLGALMVALAGPIVALVYERGAFAGQAASLVAGLLMAYGLGMPAYLARDVLVRVFYALGDGTTPFRLSLLGIGLNVVFDWLFVGGPTPMGLQLPWLNFGAPGLVLATVAVNLITCGALLAALQQRLQVLPLRAWGRDTLVLAAAAALAGLTGWGLSSLVLWPAGLAGLLWQCALSGAVALLVYGGVAGAAGIPEARLMMRSLASRLPGRS; encoded by the coding sequence ATGGCCAGATCTCTTCGACGCATCGCTCTGATCGTGGCCATCGCCACCGCGATCAGCAAGGTGGCCGGCCTGGTGCGCCAGCAGGTGATCGCGGCCGCCTTCGGGGTGGGCGCCGCCTACGACGCCTACAACTACGCCTATGTGCTCCCCGGCTTCCTGCTGATCCTGCTCGGGGGCATCAACGGCCCCTTTCACAGCGCCATGGTTAGTGTGCTCGCCCGCAGGCCGCGCTCCGACGGAGCCCATGTGCTGGCGGCGATCAACTCGCTGGTGGGTGTGGCGCTGCTGCTGGTCACGCTGCTGCTGCTGCTGGCGGCCGATCCCCTGATCCGGCTGCTCGGGCCGGGCCTCGATCCGGAGCTGCACCGCATCGCCGTGGTGCAGCTGCAGGTGATGGCCCCGATGGCGCTGTTCGCCGGCCTGATCGGTCTGGGGTTCGGTGCGCTCAATGCGGCCGATGAGTTCTGGCTCCCGTCCGTCAGCCCCCTGCTCTCGAGCGCCGCCGTGATCGTGGGCATCGGCTGGCTCTGGTGGAGCCTCGGCGATGCAATCTCCCTTCCCGCCCAGGCTCTCCGCGGCGGTGTGGTGCTGGCGGCCGCCACCCTCGCCGGGGCCGCCCTGCAGTGGCTGGCCCAGCTGCCGGCTCTGATGCGGCAGGGGATGAACAGCTTCCGGCTGGTGTGGGACTGGCGCCATCCCGGGGTGCGCGAGGTGCTGCGCGTGATGACCCCGGCCACGCTCTCCTCGGGAATGCTGCAGATCAATGTCTTCACCGATCTGTTCTTCGCCTCCGGCATCCCGGGCGCGGCCGCGGGTCTCGGCTACGCCAACCTTCTGGTGCAGACGCCGCTCGGCCTGCTCTCCAACATGCTGCTGGTGCCGCTTCTGCCGGCGTTCGCGCGCCTCACGGCTCCGGAGGATCGGGCTGAACTGGTGCAGCGCATCCGTCAGGGACTGATGCTCTCCAGCTCGAGCATGCTGCCGCTCGGCGCGCTGATGGTGGCTCTGGCCGGCCCGATCGTGGCCCTCGTCTACGAGCGAGGCGCCTTCGCCGGCCAGGCCGCCTCCCTGGTGGCCGGCCTCCTGATGGCCTACGGCCTGGGCATGCCGGCCTATCTAGCCCGGGATGTGCTGGTGCGGGTGTTCTACGCCCTCGGTGATGGCACCACGCCCTTCCGGCTCTCGCTGCTGGGCATCGGACTGAACGTGGTCTTCGACTGGCTGTTCGTCGGAGGGCCCACGCCGATGGGACTCCAGCTCCCATGGCTGAACTTCGGTGCCCCCGGCCTGGTGCTGGCCACCGTGGCGGTGAACCTGATCACCTGCGGGGCCCTGCTGGCGGCGCTGCAGCAGCGGCTGCAGGTGCTGCCGCTTCGGGCCTGGGGACGGGACACGCTGGTGCTCGCGGCGGCTGCCGCTCTAGCCGGTCTCACTGGCTGGGGCCTCTCCAGCCTGGTCCTCTGGCCAGCCGGCCTGGCTGGCCTGCTCTGGCAGTGCGCCCTCAGCGGCGCCGTGGCGCTCCTGGTCTATGGCGGCGTCGCCGGGGCGGCGGGGATCCCGGAGGCGCGCCTGATGATGCGGAGCCTGGCCAGCCGCCTGCCCGGGCGCTCCTGA
- the sfsA gene encoding DNA/RNA nuclease SfsA, translating into MTFPPLVEGTLLRRYKRFLADVALADGSTVTAHCPNTGPMSGVLHPGGRVRLRHAPSPSRKLAWSWEQAEVMGAAGEPVWVGVNTALANRLVRAAIEAGALAPWLGPIDRIRGEVPYGPNRRSRIDLLVEGPAGAVHLEVKNTTWCDGDLALFPDTVTERGQKHLLDLKTVAQTGSALLVPCLSRPDVTRFAPGDAADPRYGALFRDAVLGGVRVLPCRFAFEAAAIHWHGVCPVRLSQLDIV; encoded by the coding sequence ATGACCTTCCCGCCCCTGGTGGAGGGAACCCTGCTGCGCCGCTACAAGCGATTCCTGGCCGATGTCGCCCTGGCGGACGGAAGCACCGTCACGGCCCATTGCCCCAACACCGGCCCGATGAGCGGCGTGCTCCACCCCGGTGGCCGGGTCCGGCTGCGGCATGCGCCATCCCCCAGCCGCAAGCTGGCCTGGAGCTGGGAGCAGGCCGAGGTGATGGGCGCAGCCGGCGAGCCGGTCTGGGTCGGGGTGAACACCGCGCTGGCGAACCGGCTCGTGCGGGCCGCCATCGAGGCCGGTGCCCTCGCCCCATGGCTGGGGCCGATTGATCGCATCCGCGGGGAGGTTCCTTACGGCCCCAACCGGCGCAGCCGCATCGACCTGCTGGTGGAGGGGCCAGCCGGTGCGGTGCATCTGGAGGTGAAGAACACCACCTGGTGCGACGGGGATCTGGCCCTGTTCCCCGACACGGTGACCGAACGGGGTCAGAAGCATCTGCTGGACCTGAAGACCGTGGCCCAGACCGGCTCCGCTCTGCTGGTGCCCTGCCTCAGCCGTCCGGACGTGACGCGCTTCGCCCCGGGCGACGCGGCCGATCCGCGCTACGGGGCCCTGTTCCGCGATGCAGTGCTGGGTGGAGTGCGGGTGCTTCCCTGCCGCTTCGCCTTCGAGGCGGCCGCCATCCACTGGCACGGCGTGTGTCCGGTGCGACTCAGTCAGTTGGACATTGTGTAG
- a CDS encoding ammonium transporter, with protein sequence MISATPSPPRRRPARRLQEASLLEAPMLLARKIRGLTSHRTLLWLACVPLALLGLGIFGLSARAAELPELTPAFLANNMFIFVCAILVVFMNAGFAMVESGMCRQKNAVNILTKNLIVFGLAATAYWFIGYSIMYGDAVVPGWLFFKGLFFNPEVTPDMVTEGALVPTVDFFFQVAFAATAATIVSGLVAERIKFGEFVIFSLVLVGILYPISGSWQWNGGWLSELGFLDFAGSSIVHSFGAWAGLVGAMLLGPRIGKFADGKPQALPGHNLAIATLGCLILWIGWYGFNPGSQLAMDSAVPYIAVTTTLGASGGAISGTLISQFRGGKPDITMTINGILAGLVSVTAGCDGLSMAGSWVVGFIGGGLVVFSVALLDSLQIDDPVGAFSVHGTCGIWGTLAVGLFNMDSGLFYGGGFAQLGYQIVGVLAYGIFAAVTAWIAWSIIGAIFGGIRVTETEELEGLDIGEHGMEAYPDFASTAG encoded by the coding sequence ATGATCTCTGCCACGCCTTCGCCTCCGCGGCGACGTCCGGCACGTCGACTGCAGGAAGCGAGCCTCCTTGAGGCGCCGATGCTCCTGGCGCGCAAGATTCGCGGCCTCACATCCCACCGCACGCTCCTCTGGCTCGCCTGTGTGCCTCTGGCCCTTCTCGGGCTCGGCATCTTCGGCCTGTCGGCACGTGCCGCCGAGCTTCCGGAGCTCACGCCAGCCTTCCTGGCGAACAACATGTTCATCTTCGTCTGCGCGATCCTGGTCGTCTTCATGAACGCCGGATTCGCGATGGTGGAGTCCGGCATGTGCCGGCAGAAGAACGCTGTCAACATCCTCACCAAGAACCTGATCGTCTTTGGCCTTGCCGCGACGGCCTACTGGTTCATCGGCTATTCGATCATGTACGGCGATGCCGTGGTACCCGGATGGCTGTTCTTCAAGGGTCTGTTCTTCAACCCCGAAGTCACGCCTGACATGGTGACCGAAGGAGCACTGGTCCCCACCGTCGACTTCTTCTTCCAGGTCGCCTTCGCTGCAACGGCAGCCACGATCGTTTCCGGACTCGTGGCCGAGCGCATCAAGTTCGGCGAGTTCGTGATCTTCTCCCTCGTCCTCGTCGGCATCCTCTACCCCATCTCCGGGTCCTGGCAGTGGAACGGCGGCTGGCTGAGCGAGCTGGGCTTCCTTGATTTCGCCGGCTCCTCGATCGTTCACTCCTTCGGTGCCTGGGCCGGCCTGGTCGGCGCCATGCTGCTTGGACCCCGCATCGGCAAGTTCGCCGACGGCAAGCCCCAGGCCCTGCCCGGCCACAACCTGGCCATCGCCACCCTGGGCTGCCTGATCCTCTGGATCGGCTGGTACGGCTTCAACCCCGGCTCTCAGCTGGCCATGGATTCGGCCGTTCCCTACATCGCCGTCACCACCACCCTGGGCGCCTCCGGTGGTGCCATCTCGGGCACCCTGATCTCTCAGTTCCGCGGCGGCAAGCCCGACATCACCATGACCATCAACGGCATTCTCGCCGGCCTGGTCAGCGTCACCGCAGGCTGCGATGGCCTCTCCATGGCCGGCTCCTGGGTTGTGGGCTTCATCGGCGGCGGACTGGTCGTGTTCTCGGTCGCCCTTCTGGACAGCCTCCAGATCGATGATCCGGTTGGTGCCTTCTCCGTCCATGGAACCTGCGGCATCTGGGGCACCCTCGCCGTCGGCCTGTTCAACATGGACTCAGGCCTGTTCTACGGCGGTGGCTTCGCCCAGCTCGGCTACCAGATCGTCGGAGTGCTGGCCTACGGCATCTTCGCGGCCGTGACCGCCTGGATCGCCTGGAGCATCATCGGCGCCATCTTCGGCGGCATCCGTGTCACCGAGACCGAGGAACTCGAAGGTCTCGACATCGGCGAGCACGGCATGGAGGCCTATCCCGACTTCGCCTCCACCGCCGGCTGA
- a CDS encoding 4-hydroxy-3-methylbut-2-enyl diphosphate reductase — translation MDTHAFKRSLHKSERYNRRGFGRASEVATSLEQAYQSSLIGSIRDNGHQLRQGRLSVRLAEAFGFCWGVERAVAMAYETRRHYPSERIWITNEIIHNPSVNDHLRSMDVLFIPVDGGVKDFSGVRSGDVVILPAFGATVQEMQLLNERGCHIVDTTCPWVSKVWNTVEKHKKHAFTSIIHGKVKHEETLATSSFAGTYLVVLDLKEAQMVCDYILASASGQGDRAGFMQHFARACSPGFDPDRDLLRLGVANQTTMLKSETEEIGKLFERTMLRRFGPQELNDHFLAFNTICDATQERQDAMFALVDEPLDLLVVIGGYNSSNTTHLQEIAVSRGIRSFHIDTPERIGPGNRITHKPLGADLAMEEPFLPEGPLTVGITSGASTPDRVVEDVIRRLMDLSEA, via the coding sequence ATGGACACCCACGCCTTCAAGCGCTCTCTGCACAAATCGGAGCGTTACAACAGGCGCGGATTCGGACGCGCCAGTGAAGTGGCCACGAGTCTCGAGCAGGCCTATCAGAGCTCACTGATCGGCTCGATCCGCGACAACGGCCATCAACTGCGCCAGGGCCGGCTCAGCGTCAGGCTGGCTGAGGCCTTCGGCTTCTGCTGGGGCGTGGAGCGGGCCGTGGCGATGGCCTACGAAACGCGGCGCCATTACCCGAGCGAGCGGATCTGGATCACCAACGAGATCATCCACAACCCCTCGGTGAATGACCATCTCCGCAGCATGGATGTGTTGTTCATCCCCGTCGACGGGGGCGTGAAGGATTTCTCCGGTGTGCGCAGCGGTGATGTGGTGATCCTGCCGGCCTTCGGCGCCACGGTGCAGGAGATGCAGCTGCTGAATGAGCGCGGCTGCCACATCGTCGACACCACCTGCCCATGGGTCTCCAAGGTCTGGAACACCGTTGAGAAGCACAAGAAGCACGCCTTCACCTCGATCATTCACGGCAAGGTCAAGCACGAGGAGACCCTGGCCACCAGCTCCTTCGCTGGCACCTATCTGGTGGTGCTCGACCTCAAGGAAGCCCAGATGGTGTGCGACTACATCCTCGCCAGTGCCAGCGGTCAGGGGGATCGGGCCGGCTTCATGCAGCATTTCGCCAGGGCCTGCTCGCCGGGGTTCGACCCGGACCGGGATCTGCTGCGACTGGGCGTCGCCAACCAGACCACGATGCTCAAGAGCGAAACCGAGGAGATCGGCAAGCTGTTCGAGCGCACCATGCTGCGCCGTTTCGGCCCCCAGGAGCTCAACGACCATTTCCTGGCCTTCAACACCATCTGCGATGCCACCCAGGAGCGGCAGGACGCGATGTTCGCCCTGGTGGATGAGCCGCTCGACCTGCTGGTGGTCATCGGGGGCTACAACTCCTCCAACACGACCCATCTCCAGGAGATCGCCGTCAGCCGGGGCATCCGCTCCTTCCACATCGACACTCCGGAACGGATCGGCCCCGGCAACCGCATCACCCACAAGCCCCTCGGCGCCGATCTGGCCATGGAGGAGCCCTTCCTGCCTGAGGGCCCACTGACGGTGGGCATCACGTCGGGAGCGTCGACGCCCGACCGGGTCGTGGAAGACGTGATCCGGCGGCTGATGGACCTCAGCGAGGCCTGA
- a CDS encoding DUF1997 domain-containing protein encodes MTTTLPLPRPALQPRLQDGQSDNVRLYSSRFSDVMEMAAGTEQVGAYLDCHQGWFRRCAHPMGTEPIGANGYRLTLARFSNLGFEVQPTLALELLPQHSGTYRIVTLDSEPEHDGDSLYDIDFQASLSLDEESSRMTLVRWTLDLRVWIRLPAVLNLLPDRLVQSSGDHLLRHIVRSVSRSLTWKVQEDFHQTTGQPTPPRLNARF; translated from the coding sequence TTGACCACCACCTTGCCCCTGCCCCGTCCAGCGCTCCAGCCGCGCCTGCAGGACGGTCAGTCTGACAACGTGCGTCTCTACTCCAGCCGCTTCTCCGATGTCATGGAGATGGCTGCAGGCACTGAACAGGTAGGGGCCTATCTGGACTGCCATCAGGGCTGGTTCCGCCGCTGCGCCCATCCGATGGGCACCGAGCCGATCGGGGCCAACGGCTATCGCCTCACCCTGGCCCGGTTCAGCAACCTTGGGTTCGAGGTGCAGCCGACCCTGGCCCTCGAGCTGCTGCCCCAGCACTCCGGCACCTACAGGATCGTCACTCTGGATTCAGAGCCGGAACACGACGGTGACTCGCTCTACGACATCGATTTTCAGGCCAGTCTGAGCCTGGATGAGGAGTCCTCCCGGATGACCCTCGTCCGCTGGACGCTGGACCTGCGGGTCTGGATCCGGTTGCCGGCCGTGCTCAACCTGCTGCCGGATCGTCTGGTGCAGAGCAGCGGCGATCACCTGCTGCGGCATATCGTCCGCTCGGTGTCGCGCTCCCTGACCTGGAAGGTTCAGGAGGATTTCCACCAGACCACAGGACAGCCGACACCACCCCGGCTCAACGCCCGGTTCTGA
- a CDS encoding DUF4079 domain-containing protein codes for MPESLAFGLNFVHPLAMWSLLALSGYALVLGLKAKKIRTGTPEERKELIKGRFPQRHYLMGSAVLALMVFGTLGGMAVTYLNNGKLFVGPHLLVGLGMSGLIALAAALSPLMQQGNVLARKAHVGLNMGLMTLFLWQAVTGMDIVNRIWSSR; via the coding sequence ATGCCTGAGTCCCTGGCCTTCGGTCTCAACTTCGTGCATCCGCTGGCCATGTGGAGCCTGCTGGCTCTCAGTGGTTACGCCCTGGTTCTGGGCCTCAAGGCCAAGAAGATCCGCACCGGTACGCCGGAGGAGCGCAAGGAACTGATCAAGGGCCGCTTCCCCCAGCGCCACTACCTCATGGGCAGTGCCGTTCTCGCTCTGATGGTGTTCGGCACGCTCGGCGGGATGGCCGTCACCTATCTGAACAACGGCAAGCTGTTCGTCGGTCCCCATCTGCTGGTGGGACTCGGCATGTCCGGGCTGATCGCCCTGGCCGCGGCCCTCTCGCCGCTGATGCAGCAGGGCAACGTGCTGGCTCGCAAGGCCCATGTCGGCCTGAACATGGGGTTGATGACCCTCTTCCTCTGGCAGGCCGTCACCGGCATGGACATCGTCAACCGGATCTGGTCCAGCCGTTGA